A portion of the Mytilus galloprovincialis chromosome 12, xbMytGall1.hap1.1, whole genome shotgun sequence genome contains these proteins:
- the LOC143054360 gene encoding uncharacterized protein LOC143054360 isoform X1 has translation MTSVYHEIINDSITVDDEEIDELSAQGYDEDDRLPTLHIWPKNIGIIQIVFGFVTVCIGVLEIFYLPLVIHPEEEREIHLGKDNCYGAGLFAGICMVLTGSTAVRASISRRPTSVRKFFNLTIFTLLLYVASAVLLIVGYSVKWTTRDQYPVDSYLYEIHIFVSVFTMIGFLFIIATFVQYYETIFCGDFQLCYNWFSCCLRCIPKKPEIRQPIALNQPI, from the exons ATGACGAGCGTTTACCATGAGATTATTAATGATAGTATTACTGTAGATGATGAAGAGATTGATGAATTATCTGCTCAAGGGTATGACGAGGATGATAGACTACCAACACTACATATATGGCCGAAGAATATAGGCATTATACAAATAGTGTTTGGTTTTGTAACAGTTTGTATAG GTGTATTAGAGATATTTTATCTGCCACTAGTCATACATCCAGAGGAAGAAAGAGAAATACATTTGGGAAAAGATAATTGTTATGGTGCTGGGCTATTTGCTGGCATATGT ATGGTCCTGACAGGCAGTACAGCTGTAAGAGCCTCAATCAGCAGGAGACCTACCTCT GTGAGGAagttttttaatttaacaatttttacatTGTTACTATATGTAGCTTCAGCAGTTCTATTAATAGTTGGTTACAGTGTGAAATGGACAACTAGAGATCAATATCCT gTGGATAGTTACCTCTATGAGATCCATATTTTTGTGTCTGTGTTCACTATGATAGGATTCCTGTTTATAATAGCTACATTTGTTCAGTACTATGAGACTATTTTCTGTGGAGATTTCCAGCTGTGTTATAATTGGTTTTCCTGCTGTCTTAGATGCATACCTAAAAAG cCAGAAATAAGACAACCTATTGCACTAAACCAGCCTATATGA
- the LOC143054360 gene encoding uncharacterized protein LOC143054360 isoform X2, translated as MTSVYHEIINDSITVDDEEIDELSAQGYDEDDRLPTLHIWPKNIGIIQIVFGFVTVCIGVLEIFYLPLVIHPEEEREIHLGKDNCYGAGLFAGICMVLTGSTAVRASISRRPTSVRKFFNLTIFTLLLYVASAVLLIVGYSVKWTTRDQYPVDSYLYEIHIFVSVFTMIGFLFIIATFVQYYETIFCGDFQLCYNWFSCCLRCIPKKILQKITNSVRGKT; from the exons ATGACGAGCGTTTACCATGAGATTATTAATGATAGTATTACTGTAGATGATGAAGAGATTGATGAATTATCTGCTCAAGGGTATGACGAGGATGATAGACTACCAACACTACATATATGGCCGAAGAATATAGGCATTATACAAATAGTGTTTGGTTTTGTAACAGTTTGTATAG GTGTATTAGAGATATTTTATCTGCCACTAGTCATACATCCAGAGGAAGAAAGAGAAATACATTTGGGAAAAGATAATTGTTATGGTGCTGGGCTATTTGCTGGCATATGT ATGGTCCTGACAGGCAGTACAGCTGTAAGAGCCTCAATCAGCAGGAGACCTACCTCT GTGAGGAagttttttaatttaacaatttttacatTGTTACTATATGTAGCTTCAGCAGTTCTATTAATAGTTGGTTACAGTGTGAAATGGACAACTAGAGATCAATATCCT gTGGATAGTTACCTCTATGAGATCCATATTTTTGTGTCTGTGTTCACTATGATAGGATTCCTGTTTATAATAGCTACATTTGTTCAGTACTATGAGACTATTTTCTGTGGAGATTTCCAGCTGTGTTATAATTGGTTTTCCTGCTGTCTTAGATGCATACCTAAAAAG attttacagaaaataactAATTCTGTACGAGGAAAAACATGA